DNA from Acidobacteriota bacterium:
GAAGATATTGGCTGACCAGCCTTGATGCGCCGCGGCTGCAAGACCAATTAAAATAACCGCGATCCATAGATTCGTGGTTTGCGAAGCCAGCACAATTGGCACAACCAGCAAAGCGCAAATCAGCATGGCGGTTTTTCTACCGCTGTTGATACTCCAACCCCGTTTAATTAGCGATGAGGAAATCCAACCGCCGCCGATGCTGCCGATGTCGGCAATCAAATAGATGACAACCAGTGGCAGGCCAAATTCTTTGAGGCTGAGGCCATGTTGTTTATGCAGAAAATCGGGCAACCAGAACAGGTATACCCACCAGATCGGGTCTGTCAAAAATTTGCCGATGGCAAAAGCCCACATCTGCCGATGGGGGATTAATTTCGCCCAGGGGATTTTTGCCGTTGGGTCGGGCGGGTCGCTTTGAATATACTCCAGTTCGGCTTTTGATAATTTCGGATGCTCATCCGGTTTCCGATAAAGCAGCCACCAGAATGCCAGCCAAAGAAACCCCACCGCCCCGGTTAAAACAAATGCCCAACGCCACCCGTAAGCAATCGTTATCATCGGCACTACCAGCGGCGTTACGAGTGCGCCGATATTGGTGCCGGAATTGAATATCCCGGTAGCTAACGCTCGCTCTTTTTTCGGAAACCATTCGGCAACCGTTTTAATCGAAGCAGGGAAATTCCCCGCTTCGCCAAGCCCCAGCATAAAGCGCGCGGCGGCAAACCCCATCACCGAACTGGCAAACGCATGCGCCATCGCTGCGAAACTCCAGAAGACAATGGCGATTGAAAATCCTTTACGGGTGCCGATGCGATCCATAAAGCCGCCGATTAGCAACATGCCTGCGGCATATGCTGCCTGAAACGAAAAGACAATCCAGCTATATTCGATTTCCGTCCAGCCGATTTCGCTTTGCAAGGTCGGTTTGAGAATGCCAATGACCTGGCGATCTATGTAATTGATGGTTGCCGCAAAAAACAGCAGTGCACAGATGACCCAACGATAGCGACCAATACGCGCAGCGATACTTTCGCCTGCCGTTTGGATTTGTGGAGTCGAATAATCGGTGGTTTTGACGAAGCCGGTCTCTTCTGCCATATCCGGTACATCCTTCTCAGGTTAATTTCAAAGTGAATACGAAGGTTCGCAAGACGACTTATTGATTGACGCCGCTCGCCAGAAATCCGCCATCGACGACCAACACTTCCCCGGTCACAAAGCTCGCGGCATCCGACGCCAGAAATACCGCAGCTCCCGCCAACTCTTCGACCTTGCCGAAACGTTTCATCGGGGTGCGCAATAAAAACTCGCGTCCGCGTTCGGTTTCATCGAGAAGTTTTTCATTCAGCGGCGTGCGAAACACCCCGGGCGCAATGGCATTGACGCAAACCCCGCGCGCTGCCCACTCGATTGCCAGCGATTTCGTCAGCGCGGCGACCGCCGCTTTGCTTGCCGAATAGGCGGCGACTTCATACAAAGCAACGAAGCTTGAAAGTGAAGCGATGTTGATGATGCGCCCATATTCTCGTTCGAGCATATGGCGACCAAAAATCTGGCAGGCGCGCAGGGTGCCCGTGAGGTTGGTGTCCAAAATATCATGCCAATCGCTTTCAGCGAAATCCAGCGTCGGCGCGCGTTTGGTGCGCCCGGCAGAATTCACCAGAATATCGACCTTGCCAAAAGCCTTGACGCACTCATTCAATAAATTTTCGAGCGACACGCGGTCAGCAACATCGGAGGTGACGCGCAACGACCGCCGCCCACGACTTTCGATTTCTTTGGCGGCTTCTTCAACCTGTTCCAGCCGCCTGGATGAAGCCACCACATCGGCTCCGGCATCCGCCATTCCCAAAGCGATGGCTCGCCCAATTCCTGAGGTGCCGCCAATGACCACGGCGACTTTATCGCTTAGTTCCAGTAATGCAAAACTCATAATTTCCTTAGATTTTGAATGCCTGGGATTTTAATATCCCTGCCTACGAATACACAAAAGGTATTACCATTAAAATTCAAACAGGATGTGTGTAACACCATTGCTTTATGTTGTCAAGTTTTACGGCTTTTGAGCCGGAATTCTTCAGGTGCTGTTTCTTAAACCTTAGTTACCGACCCAGGCGCGATTACCCGAACTCATTCAAGCATTTCAGTATTTTAAACCTGAAACCCAAGCATTTTCTGCCACCATACTGCTTGCCATATTTTCACTCGTGTGGTTAAATGACTTTTCGTCAAAATTAAAATGGTTATACCATTTTCGCTTTTTACGCTTCATTCAGATTTCACAAAGCCGTTGAGAGGGATGATTGTCTGCAACCGGAAAAGCATTTTTAAACCGTCGCCTGACCAGCAACAATCTCTGGCTGAGTCAAACGCTGTCTGACCGATTACCGACGCTCGATGCACGCGAACTGACTTACGAAGTATTGCCCGATGAAGCGGCTGTTGGTCGCGCCATGTTCGAGGAATTAGAACAGGCAGCGCGAAATAAATCCAGCGATTTGGTGATCGTTTTACTCGGCGGTCGCGGCGCGCAAGCTTTACACAAAATGCTCGGTAGCCTTGCGTTGACCGATGCCGCAGATGATTTGCTTGGACGGCTTCAGGTATTCACCCAAGATGCCCTTGCCCCCTTGAAAATGGCGAACAGTTTCAGTTTCGTTCGCGATTTTGAGCGATTGCTTGGCGAAGCGTTTTTTAAAAAGGTTAAAAGTTTTACGCCGATGCAGACCGAAACCGATGACCTTGAAGGCGAGTTGATTAACTATCTCGATAACCTCAACGCGCTCGGCGGCATCGATATTTTTTTCATCGGGCACGGTCCCGAAGCCGAAGCCGCATCACATCTCGCCTACATCAAACCGGGATCGGGCGCGACGCAAACCGATGTTGCAGGCATCATTCCGATTTCATCAAGCATTCTCGAACATCACATCGCCAAATTCAAAGCCGGTGGCAGTGAGGTTAGCCCGCAAGATGAGCGGGAATGCCGTCGCGCTTCAAAAATTTTAACGCTTGGGCCTGCGGCAATCCTCAATGCTCGCAGAGTTGTGCAATCAATTGTTGATGCGAAAACTTCGCCTGCAAAACGCCAAAGTTTTCGTCGGGTAGTGGAAACCCGAATTTCCGCTGACCCGGAAACTCGCGCCGCCCAACTGGATGAAAATCCCGGTCTGTGGGTGCGTTTACATCCGAATGTCAGGTCGTTAATTCTGCCTGATGTTTTATAAGTTTTTCGCTTAACCGAGTGAAATGAACTGTCATGTCGAGTGCAAATATCATAAAAGCTGCGCCGATTAACGAATACGCCATCATCGTCAATTCGCATGATAATGTGGCGGTCGTTAAGCAAGAGATACTCCCCGGCCTGGAGGTCACCCTCCCGGAAGGTCGTGTAGTTAGCGTGAAAACCGTAATTACTCCTGGGCACCGTTTTGCTACACGAAATATTCCAGCCGGGGAGTTCGTTCTGCAATTTGGCGAACCGATTGGCACTTCACTTGGCATCGAAGAAGGCGAGTTGATTTCACCTGCGAATATGACCAACCACGTTCCTGTGGTTCGCGAACTCCCGGATAATTTACTCACGCCACCACCCGATTACTTTTCTGTAGACGAGCGCGCAACCTTTTTGGGACTTCGCAGACCCGATGGGCGCGTCGGCACCCGCAATTTCGTGCTCATTGTTCCAACCAGCATGTGCGCCAGTCATGAAGCCATGCAAATTTCGATGATGGCGGAACTGTTGACGTACAATCGCGAGAAATATCCCAATGTCGATGGCGTTGTCGCCATCCCGCATAACAAAGGTTGCGGTTGTCAGGACGGTTCAAACCTCGAGGTGATGCTTCGCACGCTCGCCAATTATGCAGACCATCCGAATGTCGGCGGGGTGATTTTCATGGATTTAGGGTGTGAAAAGACCAACCTCGCTTATGTTGAAAAATATTTGCTCGGTCACGAACGCTTTTTCAATAAACCGGTTGCGAAAATCGGCATTCAACAGGTGGGCGGCACGCAAGCCGCTATCGAACGCGGCTTGAAAGAGGTCGAACGAATGTTGCCGGAAGTCAATCGCGTTAAGCGTGAACCCGTGTCAGTGAGCGAACTAATTCTCGGCGTCAAATGCGGCGGCTCGGACGGCTTTTCAGGCTTGTCTGCGAATCCTGCGCTCGGACATGCGGCGGATTTATTAGTCAGGTCAGGCGGCACCGTCCTGATTACCGAAGTGCCGGAATTTTGCGGCGCGGAACATATTCTCGCGCATCGCGCCAAAGATGCAGAGACCGGACGCGCGGTTTATCGAATGGTTGATTGGTACAAAGATTATGCGGCGCAATTTGGCGCGGTGCTCAATCAAAATCCCAGTCCCGGCAATATCGCCGGTGGGCTATTGAACATCACCATTAAATCTCTCGGCGCTATTGCCAAAGCCGGCACCACGAGAATCGAAGGCGTCATTGAATACGCCGAAACTCCGAAAAATCGCGGCATCAACTTAATGCAGGGACCCGGTTACGACCAGGAATCAACGCCGGGACTGGTCGCCGCAGGCGCTACGGTTATCGTGTTCACGACGGGGCGCGGCACCACCATCGGCAATGCTATCGCGCCGGTGATCAAGCTGGCATCAAACACCCCCGTGTTTGAACGCATGAGTCGCGATTTGGATTTATCCGCAGGGGGTGTCGTTGATGGAACCGAAACCATCGAACAGGTTGGTCAAAGAGTTTTTGAACATCTCAGGCGCGTGGCAAGCGGTGAGGTGTTAGCCAAAGCCGAAGAACACAAGCACCGCGAATTTCAATTCTGGGCAGAGCAAGCGGTTTCGCTTTAATTCCCAATCCAACACAAACCGGAACCGCTTGCAAAACCATTGACCGGAGGTTGAAAAGGCGGTCAATGACCGCGACTTACTCACCAATTTGTTTACCTTACATTCTCAACCTTTGAAAAACAGTTTTGCAATCAACTCAAATGACCCTACTGATTCGATTGTGGTGAATTCAAACTTCGCCCTTTTTTCGCCGGTTCGATAGTCACGTTTTTAAAGGTCACGGTGCCCGCCTGGTTCATCACTTCACTGGTTTCGATACCGCGAAAGGCGCAATCCACAAAGCGAATGTTTTCGATAACTGTGCCTTTAAATCCGGCTATCCACATCACACGCGGACTGGCGTTACTCCTCACCCGTTCAATTGTCACATTTCTCAATACAGGTTTATGCGTCCCTTTATCGCCAGTGTCATAGAGAAAATCTATTGTCAACACCGCTTCGGCTACGCGCCCAATCTCAACATCGCGCATGAAAACGTTTTCAATGATGCCGCCGCGCAAGGCGTTCGATTTGAACCTTAATGCGCGGTCGAGATTGGGGCTATCCATTTTGCAATTTTCAATGAACACATTGCGACAATTGCCGGATATTTCGCTGCCAATCACCACGCCGCCATGACCATCCTTCATCGTGCAGTTGCGAACGATGATATTTTCTGACGGCACACCGACACGTCGCCCGTCATTATCTCTGCCGGATTTAATCGCGATGCAATCATCGCCGGTATCGAACAGGCAATTTTCAATCAACACATCGCGGCTCGATTCCGGGTCGCAACCATCATTATTGGGACCGTGACTGGTGATGGTGACATCGCGCACCGTCACGTTGGTCGATAGCACCGGATGAATCTCCCACATCGGCGAGTTAATGATTTTGACCCCTTCAATCAAGATATTGCGGCAGCGCAGCGGTTGAATAAAACTCGGGCGCAGGAAATGACCTTCGCCAAAAACCCGCTCGCTCACCGGCACACCTTGATTGCCCATATCGCGCAAGCGGCGAATGTCTACAGATGCCATCGAAGGTGTGCCGCCCTCACCGCGTCTAGCCCATTTCCACCAGTTCTCATCCGAAGCCGAGCCATCGAGGGTTCCCTTCCCCGTGATGGCAATGTTCCGTTTTTCAAAAGCATAAATGAGGGGCGAATAATTCATGCACTCGGTTCCCTCAAATCGCGTAAACACCAAAGGCAAATATTTTTTCGGGTCGGGAATGAATTTTAAGGTTGCGCCTTCGGCAATATGCAGATTGACGTTGTTTAAAAGATGAATCGCTCCACTCAGCACTGTCCCGCCAGAGATGACCACACGTCCGCCACCGGCTTGATTACAGGCGGCAATCGCTTTCCTGATGGCTTCGGTGCAATCGGTTTTGCCATCAGCAATGGCGTTAAAATGTTTAATATCGAAATCACGATTGGGAAATTTCGGCGCTTTGATACGCCCAAGAATTGTTGGAAGGGTTTGCCAGCCAATAGCCTTTCGATTGGCTTTTTGTTGAGGCTGAGCAACAATTGGCGAGCTTGCCCAAGCGGTGACTGGCAATGGCAAAATCAGCGACCCAGCAATCGCGATAAGCAACCAGCAAATTAAAAACCGTCGATGTACAGCCGTCGTCCTTAGATTCATCCAGGTTTCCTAATCAATAAATTTTTGTCTGAATGGTTCCTTCATTTCGTTTGATTCGCCTCACTAGCCTTCTTGAGGTAGCGCGACAAATCGAGTTTTAGTTGGCGTATGCTGGTGATGACCAGTTTCGCCATCTCATCTGCGCCAAGCGGTGAAAAGTGGGTGTTGTCTTCAACACCATTCGGGTAGTTGGGATGCTCACCGGCTTTTAACTGCAAGAAAAGTTTTTTCGATTCCTCAATTCCATATCGCTTGATGACCGCTTCACTTTGGCGGTGCATATCAATCAATGCTACCTGATGCTCCCGGGCAACGGCGCGCACCGCATTCGGGTATTCGCCGTGGGTATCTTGAAAGACGCCATTGCTATCAAACCGACGGCGCATCACCGGTGTAAGCAATATGGGTATCGCTTTTTTATCGCGCACCTCATTGATAAAGCGAATCAGATTTTTGCCATAGTCTGCCGGCGAAGCATAACGGTCACTATTTTCTTTCTGGTCGTTGTGCCCGAATTGAATGAACACATAATCACCCGCCCGCAATTTTTCAACAATGGTTTGCCAGCGTTTTTCTTCGATAAAACTGCGCGTGCTGCGACCGTTTTTCGCATGATTTTCAACCTTAACCTGAGCCACCTTGAAATATTTTTGCAGCATCTCGCCCCAACCGGTTTCCGGTCGTTTATCGGGCGTTTTTTCCGCCATTGTCGAATCGCCCGCAAGATAAATCGTGATGGGCGTTTTCCCTGACGAAGTGCCCGAAAATAGCGCGAGAAAAAATAGTACCGACAGATAGCGCATCAATTCCCCGAATCAAAAGTGAATAAAAAAACCATCAGCCAGAAACTGATGGCTCTTGCGATTTTTCTTTATTGAATAGTTTGCAATCGTTTTTATCGAATCCCGGACTGCCGCTTGCAGGTCGCGGTCAAAGAGCGCTCGCTAAACTTATCCGTAACTTTAGCGAGCGCCCGATTCAGCGATTAATCCTTTGGCGTCGGGGCGCTTTGCAAATCGGCATCATAGTCAGCCAGAATTTTTTGCGCTTTGACGCCCGGACTCATCAATGCCACATCGTTTACCGAATCATAAGAAGAGAACACGCCAACGATTTCGCCTTTTTCGTTATACACCGGGCTGCCGGAAAAACCGTCTTGCCCATCGATTCTTGCTGACCAGTATTGCTGTCCCTGATAGGTGTACAAGCCGTGAAAATTGCCTCGCCGGATAATTTTTTGATTGACCTGTTGCGCGACTAAAATCAGGTTTTCAT
Protein-coding regions in this window:
- a CDS encoding glycoside hydrolase family 28 protein codes for the protein MNLRTTAVHRRFLICWLLIAIAGSLILPLPVTAWASSPIVAQPQQKANRKAIGWQTLPTILGRIKAPKFPNRDFDIKHFNAIADGKTDCTEAIRKAIAACNQAGGGRVVISGGTVLSGAIHLLNNVNLHIAEGATLKFIPDPKKYLPLVFTRFEGTECMNYSPLIYAFEKRNIAITGKGTLDGSASDENWWKWARRGEGGTPSMASVDIRRLRDMGNQGVPVSERVFGEGHFLRPSFIQPLRCRNILIEGVKIINSPMWEIHPVLSTNVTVRDVTITSHGPNNDGCDPESSRDVLIENCLFDTGDDCIAIKSGRDNDGRRVGVPSENIIVRNCTMKDGHGGVVIGSEISGNCRNVFIENCKMDSPNLDRALRFKSNALRGGIIENVFMRDVEIGRVAEAVLTIDFLYDTGDKGTHKPVLRNVTIERVRSNASPRVMWIAGFKGTVIENIRFVDCAFRGIETSEVMNQAGTVTFKNVTIEPAKKGRSLNSPQSNQ
- a CDS encoding rhamnogalacturonan acetylesterase, whose product is MRYLSVLFFLALFSGTSSGKTPITIYLAGDSTMAEKTPDKRPETGWGEMLQKYFKVAQVKVENHAKNGRSTRSFIEEKRWQTIVEKLRAGDYVFIQFGHNDQKENSDRYASPADYGKNLIRFINEVRDKKAIPILLTPVMRRRFDSNGVFQDTHGEYPNAVRAVAREHQVALIDMHRQSEAVIKRYGIEESKKLFLQLKAGEHPNYPNGVEDNTHFSPLGADEMAKLVITSIRQLKLDLSRYLKKASEANQTK
- a CDS encoding glucose 1-dehydrogenase — encoded protein: MSFALLELSDKVAVVIGGTSGIGRAIALGMADAGADVVASSRRLEQVEEAAKEIESRGRRSLRVTSDVADRVSLENLLNECVKAFGKVDILVNSAGRTKRAPTLDFAESDWHDILDTNLTGTLRACQIFGRHMLEREYGRIINIASLSSFVALYEVAAYSASKAAVAALTKSLAIEWAARGVCVNAIAPGVFRTPLNEKLLDETERGREFLLRTPMKRFGKVEELAGAAVFLASDAASFVTGEVLVVDGGFLASGVNQ
- a CDS encoding UxaA family hydrolase, giving the protein MSSANIIKAAPINEYAIIVNSHDNVAVVKQEILPGLEVTLPEGRVVSVKTVITPGHRFATRNIPAGEFVLQFGEPIGTSLGIEEGELISPANMTNHVPVVRELPDNLLTPPPDYFSVDERATFLGLRRPDGRVGTRNFVLIVPTSMCASHEAMQISMMAELLTYNREKYPNVDGVVAIPHNKGCGCQDGSNLEVMLRTLANYADHPNVGGVIFMDLGCEKTNLAYVEKYLLGHERFFNKPVAKIGIQQVGGTQAAIERGLKEVERMLPEVNRVKREPVSVSELILGVKCGGSDGFSGLSANPALGHAADLLVRSGGTVLITEVPEFCGAEHILAHRAKDAETGRAVYRMVDWYKDYAAQFGAVLNQNPSPGNIAGGLLNITIKSLGAIAKAGTTRIEGVIEYAETPKNRGINLMQGPGYDQESTPGLVAAGATVIVFTTGRGTTIGNAIAPVIKLASNTPVFERMSRDLDLSAGGVVDGTETIEQVGQRVFEHLRRVASGEVLAKAEEHKHREFQFWAEQAVSL
- a CDS encoding MFS transporter, with product MAEETGFVKTTDYSTPQIQTAGESIAARIGRYRWVICALLFFAATINYIDRQVIGILKPTLQSEIGWTEIEYSWIVFSFQAAYAAGMLLIGGFMDRIGTRKGFSIAIVFWSFAAMAHAFASSVMGFAAARFMLGLGEAGNFPASIKTVAEWFPKKERALATGIFNSGTNIGALVTPLVVPMITIAYGWRWAFVLTGAVGFLWLAFWWLLYRKPDEHPKLSKAELEYIQSDPPDPTAKIPWAKLIPHRQMWAFAIGKFLTDPIWWVYLFWLPDFLHKQHGLSLKEFGLPLVVIYLIADIGSIGGGWISSSLIKRGWSINSGRKTAMLICALLVVPIVLASQTTNLWIAVILIGLAAAAHQGWSANIFTIASDTFPRHAVGSVVGIGGMAGAVGGMLIARLVGEILERTGSYVPVFIIAASAYLFALLIIHLLSPKLEPVKLEAN